The following coding sequences are from one Methanohalophilus halophilus window:
- a CDS encoding ferric reductase-like transmembrane domain-containing protein, with product MEKRWQLIFLVTFIAAIIAYILLQAIDKPLEMIDRAAGLFAYYFIFLAILSSEYMKQMKKVFGQGFIRVHHHLARLGISLMLLHPIAFAFEKQSISIFIPVFYPLMEFLELAGRPAFYLIIIAVAAGVYRKHFIRKWKKIHYLNYPAFLLIFIHSWLIGTDLNSGIMQLLWVCMALVIAAIFVHKHIINPRKSM from the coding sequence ATGGAAAAACGCTGGCAGTTAATATTTCTGGTAACGTTCATTGCGGCAATAATTGCATACATTCTTTTACAGGCAATTGATAAGCCTCTCGAAATGATAGACAGAGCGGCAGGTCTTTTTGCATATTATTTCATCTTTCTGGCAATCCTGTCCTCTGAATACATGAAACAGATGAAAAAGGTGTTCGGGCAGGGTTTTATCAGGGTTCATCATCATCTTGCACGTCTTGGGATTTCATTGATGCTGCTTCATCCAATTGCATTTGCATTTGAGAAACAAAGCATATCGATCTTTATTCCTGTTTTCTATCCGTTAATGGAGTTTCTGGAACTTGCAGGCAGGCCGGCTTTCTATCTAATTATAATAGCAGTGGCAGCAGGTGTCTACAGGAAACATTTTATCCGTAAGTGGAAAAAAATCCACTACTTGAACTATCCGGCCTTTTTGCTGATCTTTATTCATTCCTGGTTAATTGGAACAGACCTGAATTCCGGTATTATGCAGTTACTCTGGGTTTGTATGGCCCTGGTAATCGCAGCAATTTTTGTACACAAGCACATCATAAATCCCCGAAAGAGTATGTGA
- a CDS encoding RAD55 family ATPase: MRFIDTVQGLNNIFNNDIPRGSIILVTGPPGTLKSGLTFSFLSNYLENSEEYGVYITLEESKASHLRNMDSMGLKLSDRLFISDYSDYRLKFEEASGNEDLMEVIGNNIMKYKEKKRDKFTCLGIDSLGALYSLMDTEPTKLRKQLFHLFEPLRRENITTFVVFETYDIIGQTQQSSGMEGYLSDGIIDMMIKTKDNSSQRYIQVKKMRATSHSMDPHILTVSGNGIEIYKDTTF, from the coding sequence ATGAGATTTATTGATACGGTACAAGGATTAAACAATATTTTTAACAATGATATTCCAAGGGGTAGCATAATTTTGGTGACTGGTCCCCCAGGAACTTTAAAATCAGGTTTGACTTTTTCCTTCCTATCCAATTACCTGGAAAACAGTGAGGAATATGGTGTTTATATTACCCTTGAAGAAAGCAAGGCGAGTCATCTGAGAAATATGGATAGTATGGGACTGAAACTTTCAGACAGGCTTTTTATTTCAGACTATAGTGATTACAGGTTGAAATTTGAAGAGGCGTCTGGAAATGAGGACCTTATGGAAGTTATCGGCAATAATATAATGAAATACAAAGAAAAAAAAAGAGATAAGTTTACCTGCCTGGGGATCGATTCTCTCGGTGCACTTTACTCTTTGATGGACACAGAACCAACCAAACTCAGAAAACAACTGTTTCATCTTTTCGAACCCCTGAGAAGAGAAAATATAACAACGTTCGTTGTATTTGAAACATATGATATCATTGGCCAGACCCAACAGTCAAGTGGCATGGAAGGTTATCTGTCAGATGGCATTATAGATATGATGATTAAAACAAAGGATAATTCATCCCAGAGGTACATACAGGTAAAGAAAATGAGAGCAACGTCTCACAGTATGGATCCTCACATACTTACTGTTTCAGGGAATGGTATTGAAATCTACAAAGATACGACATTCTGA
- a CDS encoding nuclear transport factor 2 family protein, with translation MSEMLETARKFYEACETGKGWEECKQYCHPEATFSAQAAALDGITTVEGYTNWMRDLLTPIPDGHYELLFFAEDEERNSVAACAVFHGTQTGPGGPVPPTGKTAAADYAYLMQFEGDLIKHMTKIWNDTITLQQIGWA, from the coding sequence ATGAGTGAAATGTTAGAAACTGCAAGAAAGTTTTACGAAGCATGTGAAACGGGGAAGGGATGGGAAGAATGCAAACAGTATTGTCATCCTGAGGCAACATTTTCTGCCCAGGCAGCAGCACTGGACGGAATAACCACTGTGGAAGGATACACCAACTGGATGAGGGACTTACTGACTCCAATACCGGACGGTCACTATGAACTGCTTTTCTTTGCAGAGGATGAGGAAAGGAACAGCGTTGCAGCATGTGCAGTATTTCATGGTACACAGACAGGTCCTGGAGGTCCTGTGCCACCAACCGGTAAGACTGCTGCAGCCGACTATGCCTATCTGATGCAATTCGAAGGGGATTTAATCAAACACATGACAAAGATCTGGAACGATACAATTACCCTCCAGCAAATCGGATGGGCCTGA
- a CDS encoding MM0924 family protein: protein MKQEFIEKYYMDKEVTIDIGGKDLYKGIAAECADGILSLKWTKGGEEYTHIDIAEIKAIWKTKDK from the coding sequence ATGAAACAGGAATTTATAGAAAAGTACTATATGGACAAAGAAGTTACGATTGATATTGGGGGAAAAGATCTGTATAAAGGAATAGCTGCTGAATGTGCCGATGGTATACTCAGCCTCAAGTGGACAAAAGGAGGCGAGGAATACACTCACATAGATATCGCTGAAATCAAAGCAATCTGGAAAACAAAAGATAAATAA
- a CDS encoding redoxin domain-containing protein has translation MEQNECMTTRIPMMGEVTPFFRARTTHGEVNFPKDYEGKWVIFFSHPGDFTPVCTTEFMVFAKMQEEFRQLNTELLGLSVDSVHSHISWLRSIKEKVEFNGISGIDVEFPIVEDNGLSIVKKYGLLQPSENKRYMRYMQDIQASKATDDNEIMNTQPVRGIFIIDPQSRIRYMAFYPLSNGRNLDEIKRILQAIQKTDSEKIHTPVNWNPGDDVIEPTPLSYEDAKNRMEDKELKCSDWYICLKKDKP, from the coding sequence GTGGAACAAAATGAATGTATGACTACCAGAATTCCAATGATGGGGGAAGTTACTCCTTTTTTCAGGGCCCGTACCACACATGGAGAAGTGAATTTTCCAAAAGATTACGAAGGTAAATGGGTAATTTTTTTCAGCCATCCGGGAGACTTTACACCTGTATGCACCACCGAGTTCATGGTGTTTGCAAAGATGCAGGAAGAATTCAGGCAGCTAAATACTGAACTTCTTGGCCTGTCAGTTGACAGTGTCCATTCACATATTTCCTGGTTACGCTCGATAAAGGAAAAGGTGGAATTCAACGGTATCTCGGGCATAGATGTGGAATTTCCTATAGTCGAAGACAATGGGTTGTCAATAGTTAAAAAATATGGTTTGCTCCAGCCTTCTGAGAACAAAAGATATATGCGCTATATGCAGGATATTCAGGCAAGCAAGGCAACTGATGATAACGAAATCATGAATACCCAACCGGTGAGGGGAATATTCATAATCGACCCGCAATCACGCATCCGGTATATGGCCTTTTATCCACTTTCCAATGGCAGAAACCTTGATGAAATAAAACGTATCCTGCAGGCGATCCAGAAAACGGATTCAGAAAAAATACACACTCCTGTTAACTGGAATCCCGGTGATGACGTCATAGAACCTACTCCTCTTTCCTATGAAGATGCAAAGAATCGCATGGAAGATAAGGAATTGAAATGTTCCGACTGGTACATTTGTCTTAAGAAAGATAAACCTTGA
- a CDS encoding mechanosensitive ion channel family protein, with the protein MVETSLTESLYTAIGDAFSYIPEIIAVIIFVLIGWIAGRTLGKIGAKLIEKTGLDNTVDNTFIGNMLQRAEITTKDFFGALIKWFVYIIFAAIIIDYLEIGVVADFITLLLAYVPLVIAAAIVLVIGLIIVDFVARTTATILSATGVDEKLEQGPAGGPIKASNMKPSTIIAGVIKLFGYLFFIAAAANILQLELITDFLVAVTAYIPRLLLGVVILALGLLSVDFLMDYIKATIREMDVEGAEVITPLLRGFLFLVVVLIALDTMLVDTGILYTFLEPLGWGIAVVVAFKWGVKDALVEYTKQKK; encoded by the coding sequence ATGGTGGAAACAAGTCTAACGGAGAGTCTATACACGGCTATAGGGGATGCCTTTTCTTACATTCCTGAAATAATTGCCGTAATTATCTTTGTACTAATTGGCTGGATAGCAGGCAGAACACTGGGAAAAATAGGTGCGAAGTTGATTGAGAAAACCGGTTTGGATAATACGGTTGATAACACATTTATAGGAAATATGCTGCAAAGAGCTGAAATTACAACAAAAGATTTTTTCGGCGCTTTAATTAAATGGTTCGTATACATTATATTTGCAGCAATAATTATTGATTATTTGGAGATAGGTGTAGTAGCAGATTTCATAACCTTGTTACTTGCTTATGTGCCTCTGGTTATAGCAGCAGCCATAGTACTTGTAATCGGTCTCATAATCGTTGATTTTGTTGCTCGCACAACTGCAACGATACTTTCAGCAACAGGCGTGGATGAAAAACTTGAACAGGGACCCGCAGGAGGACCTATAAAAGCATCAAATATGAAACCCTCGACAATAATCGCCGGAGTTATAAAATTATTTGGTTACCTGTTTTTCATTGCAGCCGCAGCCAACATCTTGCAGCTGGAATTGATTACTGATTTCCTGGTTGCTGTGACAGCATATATTCCAAGATTGTTACTGGGAGTCGTAATTCTCGCTCTCGGCTTGCTATCCGTGGATTTCCTTATGGATTACATAAAGGCCACTATCCGGGAGATGGATGTAGAGGGGGCCGAGGTCATTACTCCATTGCTTAGAGGATTTTTGTTTCTGGTAGTAGTCCTCATTGCACTGGATACCATGCTTGTGGACACAGGTATTCTATATACATTCCTGGAACCATTGGGATGGGGTATTGCTGTAGTAGTAGCCTTTAAGTGGGGTGTAAAGGACGCTCTTGTGGAATACACAAAGCAAAAGAAGTAA
- a CDS encoding DUF835 domain-containing protein encodes MTGNVQSTILIVDDDESNLDLMESYMEDEYSLVFASNGTEALEKANESIDLILLDVLMPDISGFEVCSKLKSNPDTKYIPVILVTALSKRENLQKSIDSGADDFLAKPVDMLEIQIRVKSLLRIKHQRDTIIRDKNKAQKYRDHLDKLIKTSPIAILYLDGNRNILNTNKSAIRLLDYDEEEILGKNISAILNDDSILRMEDKNDFTLEFLQKSGKSVSMNVSTSLVEDEESGTGMIVTIQDLKKLKGLFITPLTEKEYDEDVRLELNSIENGYSYIVDNEDFKTGYDAFSCFVKSGYHGLCISRMNPDHIRKSYDLYKTPLIWLTKNQNSTDPVIEPSEIFKIHPTITNFIEKVENGLIFIDGLEYLILENDFRSIIKLIEQINDSIMASSSKLIIQIDPHTMEQKEYHLFKRWMRKLPLDTIENIQLSQ; translated from the coding sequence ATGACGGGTAATGTTCAATCAACCATATTAATAGTCGATGATGATGAATCCAATCTGGATCTGATGGAATCTTATATGGAAGATGAATATAGTTTGGTATTTGCTTCCAATGGTACTGAAGCACTTGAAAAAGCCAATGAAAGCATTGACCTCATACTACTTGATGTCTTGATGCCCGACATTAGTGGTTTTGAGGTTTGCAGCAAGTTAAAATCCAATCCTGATACCAAATATATACCGGTTATACTTGTAACTGCCCTTTCAAAAAGAGAAAATCTTCAAAAAAGCATTGACTCAGGGGCAGATGATTTTTTGGCTAAACCTGTGGATATGCTTGAAATTCAAATAAGGGTAAAGTCCCTTCTACGTATCAAACACCAGCGAGATACCATTATAAGGGACAAGAACAAGGCTCAAAAATACCGCGATCATCTTGATAAACTAATCAAAACATCCCCAATTGCAATTCTCTACCTTGATGGAAATAGAAATATACTTAATACCAATAAGAGTGCAATACGTTTGCTTGATTATGATGAAGAAGAGATTCTGGGGAAAAATATTTCCGCAATACTTAACGATGATTCAATCCTGAGAATGGAAGATAAAAATGATTTTACGCTTGAGTTTTTACAAAAAAGTGGCAAATCAGTTTCAATGAATGTTTCGACATCACTGGTGGAAGATGAAGAATCCGGCACAGGAATGATAGTCACTATACAAGACCTGAAAAAGCTTAAAGGATTGTTCATTACTCCATTGACTGAAAAAGAATATGATGAAGACGTCAGATTGGAGCTTAATTCGATTGAAAATGGATATTCATATATCGTTGATAATGAAGATTTCAAGACAGGTTATGATGCATTTTCATGTTTTGTCAAAAGTGGGTATCATGGACTTTGTATCTCCAGAATGAATCCTGACCACATTAGAAAAAGCTATGATCTGTATAAAACACCTCTCATATGGCTGACTAAAAATCAAAATAGTACAGACCCTGTTATCGAACCTTCAGAAATATTCAAGATCCATCCTACAATAACAAATTTTATTGAAAAGGTGGAAAATGGTCTTATATTTATTGATGGGCTTGAATATCTGATACTGGAAAATGATTTCCGTTCTATTATTAAATTAATTGAACAAATAAATGATAGTATCATGGCCTCATCATCCAAATTGATCATCCAAATTGACCCTCATACAATGGAGCAAAAAGAATATCATTTGTTTAAAAGATGGATGAGAAAGTTACCGCTTGATACAATTGAAAATATTCAATTGTCACAGTGA
- a CDS encoding AraC family transcriptional regulator, translated as MEIIKEPVITELDERNVACVSFVGNYVGDASVFEELFGKLFSWAGPKQLMGPDTLLMSAYYDDPAVTPPEELKVDVCMTIEDDVEVEGEIKKKKLPGGKYVVMRVELAGAEEYGPVWEKIVGWVMQKNFEIDISRASYEIYLNSPEEHPQGHHILDICMAVK; from the coding sequence TTGGAAATTATAAAGGAACCCGTGATAACAGAATTAGACGAAAGGAATGTAGCATGCGTTTCGTTTGTTGGCAACTATGTAGGAGATGCCAGTGTCTTTGAAGAATTGTTTGGTAAACTTTTTAGCTGGGCAGGTCCTAAACAATTGATGGGACCGGATACTCTTTTGATGTCTGCCTACTATGATGACCCCGCTGTTACCCCGCCGGAAGAACTTAAGGTAGACGTGTGCATGACCATTGAGGATGACGTTGAAGTTGAAGGGGAAATCAAAAAGAAAAAACTTCCCGGAGGAAAGTATGTGGTAATGCGTGTGGAGCTGGCAGGAGCAGAAGAATACGGTCCTGTATGGGAGAAGATTGTTGGGTGGGTGATGCAGAAGAACTTTGAAATTGATATATCCAGAGCAAGTTATGAGATATATCTCAACTCTCCCGAAGAACATCCTCAAGGACACCATATCCTTGATATATGCATGGCTGTGAAGTGA
- a CDS encoding sensor histidine kinase, which yields MKMNWATMPLRAKLILSIVIGLFLVLAVTTAVIISTATFQQEKLAYQQSIETTKNLANKFNGDMQSNHAIGQTIANSMVEYESGNRDEVNAILKRLLVENPNLIGTYVAFEPNAFDGKDELYADTFGHDSTGRFIPYWTKIGGSLHLEPLLEYETLDYYQGPKNTKSEVITEPYLYQGELIVSYVTPVTRDGKFIGIGGVDVSLNYIDEDVNQVRVFDTGYALAASKTGILLSHPVNKEWIGTKTLTDFEDPKIVSMAKDIKNGTGGNIETLDPTTGKEVIMFYEPVKTGNYSFILVVPKDEMLAGVTALRNELIIVSVIALFFMGGLGYMIALSVTRPIDDIVDDFKYISDDALHGKLDSRADTEVEVDFKEIPVRLNEILDALKKNSDELKKVNEELKSLDRMKDEFLSNVSHELKTPLTLIKGYTELLCEGKMGELNKEQIEVQNKVVRNAERLKRLVDSLLYLSKIQASNIEYVFETVKVREIIEIILEDMRMLADQKGIELEMNLEEDLPKINGDRDKLTDMITNIVDNAIKFTPRGGKVTVTSFKKEGDINIVVKDTGIGIPEDMIDKLFQRFYQLDASRTRKYGGTGLGLYISKTIAQAHHGDIWATSEGQGKGTEVHIKIPIPDSNVRL from the coding sequence ATGAAAATGAACTGGGCTACCATGCCTTTGAGAGCAAAGTTAATCCTTTCAATAGTCATAGGCCTTTTCCTGGTACTGGCAGTTACAACTGCAGTCATTATTTCTACAGCGACCTTCCAGCAGGAAAAACTGGCATACCAGCAATCGATTGAAACCACAAAAAACCTCGCTAACAAGTTTAACGGGGACATGCAAAGTAATCATGCAATCGGACAGACAATTGCTAATTCCATGGTGGAGTACGAGTCGGGAAACAGAGATGAAGTTAATGCTATCCTGAAAAGATTGCTGGTTGAAAACCCCAACCTTATCGGAACTTATGTTGCTTTTGAACCGAACGCCTTCGACGGAAAGGATGAATTGTATGCCGATACCTTCGGGCATGACTCTACTGGCCGTTTCATACCCTACTGGACCAAGATCGGTGGGTCCCTACACCTTGAACCTTTACTTGAGTATGAAACACTGGACTATTACCAGGGGCCAAAGAATACAAAATCTGAAGTTATCACCGAACCATATCTGTATCAGGGAGAGTTGATCGTAAGTTATGTTACACCGGTTACCAGGGACGGGAAATTCATCGGTATAGGTGGTGTAGATGTTTCCCTGAATTACATTGACGAGGATGTTAATCAGGTAAGGGTCTTTGACACAGGATATGCACTTGCAGCCAGTAAGACGGGAATTCTGTTGTCCCATCCTGTAAATAAGGAATGGATCGGGACAAAGACATTGACAGATTTTGAAGATCCAAAAATCGTTTCAATGGCAAAAGATATTAAAAATGGAACTGGGGGAAACATTGAAACTCTGGACCCCACAACAGGTAAAGAAGTAATAATGTTCTATGAACCGGTTAAAACCGGAAATTATTCTTTTATACTAGTGGTACCAAAAGACGAAATGCTTGCAGGAGTAACGGCTCTCAGGAACGAACTGATTATTGTTTCTGTTATCGCTCTTTTTTTCATGGGTGGTCTGGGTTACATGATTGCATTATCCGTTACAAGGCCTATTGACGATATTGTTGATGATTTCAAGTATATATCGGATGATGCCCTGCATGGTAAACTTGATTCGAGAGCAGATACTGAAGTTGAGGTTGACTTTAAAGAAATACCTGTACGTTTAAATGAGATTCTGGATGCACTCAAGAAAAATTCCGATGAACTGAAAAAAGTCAATGAGGAACTTAAATCGCTGGACAGGATGAAGGATGAGTTCCTCTCAAATGTCAGCCATGAACTGAAAACTCCCCTTACATTAATCAAAGGATATACAGAACTGCTTTGTGAAGGAAAAATGGGAGAACTCAATAAAGAGCAAATCGAAGTGCAAAATAAAGTTGTTCGCAATGCAGAAAGATTAAAGAGGTTGGTTGATTCTCTGCTGTATCTGAGCAAGATACAAGCATCAAATATAGAATATGTCTTTGAAACAGTAAAGGTTAGGGAAATTATAGAAATTATTTTGGAAGACATGAGAATGCTAGCGGATCAAAAAGGAATTGAACTGGAAATGAATTTGGAAGAAGATCTGCCCAAAATCAATGGTGACAGGGACAAACTCACGGACATGATTACAAACATCGTAGATAATGCCATCAAATTCACCCCCCGCGGAGGTAAAGTAACCGTTACCAGCTTCAAAAAAGAAGGGGACATAAATATTGTTGTGAAAGATACAGGAATCGGTATCCCTGAAGACATGATCGATAAACTTTTCCAGCGTTTTTACCAGCTGGACGCCTCACGCACACGTAAGTATGGGGGAACCGGCCTTGGCCTTTATATTTCAAAGACAATAGCACAAGCACACCACGGGGATATCTGGGCCACAAGTGAGGGTCAAGGAAAAGGCACGGAAGTGCATATCAAAATTCCAATCCCGGATTCAAACGTTAGATTGTAA
- a CDS encoding PKD domain-containing protein, with translation MWIKAYMTIAAVLFLMLSGIASADEQVSKNYGNVTLDAPYEATHWDDVWNLTQGNLTLSYTIDMNGLNQPGNWSTFQPWQTWYTEVGLRGEGAPDFNPGPFNTYQGKCGGWMVSDSDTWTDSDGFTENGDLPNETQDLDDKHALQASGGRGEGDYDVLGDNWNEVLTPFGSGDNFGIWFDRDGVDQWQAESWGNKGPGGVGSGDGLRYNTSGVYDIVITYYSIDNGLGVMFATVNGYSQGFYVSGDDDEPTNYPAGLSFKGDMQHMQVFAGLWSPSDPEGHDYGNANLSNITVTGYLGESGPLVADFSWYRINDTTVQFNDATYGGMAPYTYEWNFGDGNNSTEQNPIHEFPDDGGYSVTLTVDPYRCVPDSVTKKITKPFEPNPQPNFDVPTANPLLIIGMLGLAVVLVLRREKD, from the coding sequence ATGTGGATAAAAGCGTATATGACAATCGCAGCAGTTTTGTTTCTCATGCTATCAGGAATAGCATCTGCAGATGAGCAGGTATCGAAAAACTACGGTAATGTAACTCTGGATGCTCCCTATGAAGCTACACATTGGGATGACGTTTGGAACTTGACGCAGGGCAACTTGACACTTTCCTATACCATTGATATGAACGGTCTCAATCAACCGGGAAATTGGTCTACATTTCAGCCGTGGCAAACTTGGTACACCGAAGTTGGACTTCGTGGGGAAGGGGCACCTGATTTCAACCCCGGGCCCTTTAATACGTATCAGGGCAAATGCGGAGGTTGGATGGTATCTGACAGCGATACATGGACTGACAGCGATGGGTTTACTGAAAACGGTGATTTACCAAATGAAACGCAGGATTTGGATGATAAACATGCACTTCAGGCTTCCGGTGGAAGAGGCGAAGGGGACTATGATGTTTTAGGTGATAACTGGAATGAAGTCCTGACACCATTTGGAAGCGGAGACAATTTTGGAATATGGTTTGATCGAGATGGTGTAGATCAATGGCAAGCGGAATCGTGGGGAAATAAAGGCCCTGGTGGCGTAGGTAGTGGAGATGGACTTAGGTATAATACCAGTGGAGTTTACGATATAGTCATAACCTATTATTCGATTGACAATGGTCTGGGTGTTATGTTTGCCACTGTCAATGGCTATTCTCAGGGTTTCTATGTATCAGGGGATGACGATGAACCAACAAACTATCCAGCGGGTTTGAGTTTCAAGGGTGATATGCAACACATGCAGGTTTTTGCCGGTCTTTGGTCTCCTTCTGATCCCGAAGGCCACGACTATGGGAATGCAAATCTGAGTAATATAACGGTTACAGGGTATCTTGGTGAATCCGGCCCACTTGTAGCTGACTTTTCATGGTACAGAATTAATGACACTACTGTCCAATTCAACGATGCTACATATGGAGGAATGGCGCCATACACTTATGAATGGAATTTTGGAGATGGAAATAATTCTACTGAACAGAATCCAATTCATGAATTCCCTGATGATGGGGGATACAGTGTAACCTTAACTGTGGATCCATACAGATGTGTGCCGGACAGTGTAACCAAGAAAATAACAAAACCTTTTGAACCTAATCCACAACCCAACTTCGATGTGCCGACTGCGAACCCCCTGTTGATTATTGGAATGCTGGGACTTGCGGTTGTACTTGTGTTGAGGAGAGAAAAGGATTAA
- a CDS encoding methyltransferase family protein, which produces MVSSTIILVFCLVAFAAIHSFLASLPFKRRLMRVLGSRAETLYMPAYSLIAVITILPLVYLLYKNPGPFLYIVPSPWRWLMVGVQLAAALVAPRALRDAPHRFKIGAQLAGPNNNSESLNIQGIYRWVRDPFLLTGLIIIWFTPFMTLNLLVIYLLASIYLYLGSLHWETRLVAQFGDEYRKYQQRVHRIIPGKSEYY; this is translated from the coding sequence TTGGTTTCATCTACTATTATACTTGTTTTTTGCCTTGTGGCGTTTGCAGCCATTCATAGTTTTTTGGCCAGCCTGCCATTCAAACGCCGACTCATGAGGGTTCTGGGTTCCCGGGCAGAAACGCTATATATGCCGGCATACAGCCTCATTGCAGTTATTACAATTTTGCCTCTTGTCTACCTGCTCTACAAAAATCCGGGTCCCTTTTTATACATTGTGCCTTCTCCGTGGAGGTGGCTGATGGTGGGGGTACAGCTGGCTGCCGCCTTGGTTGCACCGAGGGCTTTGCGGGATGCTCCACACAGGTTCAAGATTGGTGCCCAGCTGGCTGGTCCCAATAATAATTCTGAATCCCTGAATATCCAGGGTATATACCGGTGGGTGAGGGATCCTTTCCTGCTTACAGGATTGATTATCATCTGGTTTACTCCATTCATGACATTAAACCTGCTTGTGATATACCTGCTGGCGAGCATATACCTGTACCTGGGGTCGCTGCACTGGGAAACAAGGCTGGTAGCACAGTTTGGTGATGAATACAGGAAGTATCAACAACGGGTACACAGGATTATTCCCGGCAAAAGTGAATATTACTGA